One genomic region from Chloroherpetonaceae bacterium encodes:
- a CDS encoding sugar ABC transporter permease encodes MEKSISQVQNSAEPSKGDFMQSVKKIHWTPYIYAAPSLFVMALIVLYPFIYNVLVSFSNMNLEHFRDWSFKGLDNYINVFTDPKFFWFFGKTILWTIVNLFFHVTIGVFLAILLNKNIKGKEWFRVILILPWAVPQYITALNWRGLFNSEYGAVNLILVQFGLEPVQWLNTEWGAFSAALITNIWLGFPFMMIVALGGLQSIPDALYEAADIDGANWYDKLVNITIPLLKPVMIPAITLGTIWTFNNFNVVWLVSNGGEPSDQTHILVSWVYKVGLNYFRIGYAAAFSLIIFSILFAFGWNFIHKTKATQSVY; translated from the coding sequence ATGGAAAAATCGATATCGCAAGTTCAAAATTCTGCTGAGCCGAGTAAAGGAGACTTCATGCAATCGGTTAAGAAAATTCATTGGACTCCGTATATCTACGCAGCGCCGTCGCTTTTTGTAATGGCTTTAATTGTCCTTTATCCATTTATCTATAATGTGCTCGTTAGTTTCAGTAATATGAACCTTGAGCACTTCAGAGATTGGAGTTTCAAAGGATTAGATAATTATATCAACGTTTTCACGGATCCAAAATTCTTTTGGTTTTTTGGTAAAACGATATTATGGACGATCGTTAACCTGTTTTTTCATGTGACGATTGGGGTTTTTCTTGCCATTTTGCTTAATAAAAACATCAAAGGAAAAGAATGGTTTAGAGTCATCTTAATTCTCCCTTGGGCAGTTCCTCAGTATATCACTGCACTAAATTGGCGTGGTTTATTTAATTCTGAATATGGCGCTGTTAATCTAATTCTTGTACAATTCGGATTAGAACCGGTGCAATGGTTAAATACAGAATGGGGTGCTTTTTCTGCTGCTCTGATCACCAATATTTGGCTTGGGTTTCCTTTTATGATGATCGTTGCATTGGGTGGCTTGCAGTCAATCCCTGATGCTTTATATGAAGCTGCTGACATTGACGGAGCAAATTGGTACGATAAATTGGTCAATATTACCATTCCCCTTCTCAAGCCCGTGATGATTCCCGCAATCACCTTGGGTACGATTTGGACATTTAACAACTTTAATGTGGTGTGGTTAGTTAGCAACGGTGGAGAGCCTTCCGATCAAACACACATTCTTGTTAGCTGGGTTTATAAAGTCGGTTTGAATTATTTCAGAATCGGATATGCAGCAGCGTTTTCACTGATTATCTTCTCGATTCTTTTTGCTTTTGGATGGAATTTTATTCACAAGACAAAAGCCACGCAAAGCGTCTATTGA
- a CDS encoding extracellular solute-binding protein: MQPGERKVLDVALEKFAKEDPIGKQWAEKGYVFRELFYETEPIRSNFMIAALGGSGAELVYGPSDMVGPFTQLEIIHQMDSLPDGVKLEQEFLDSFITEPFPANTYLNEHLYQIADQVGNHLCLVYNKDIIPVPPKTIGEMIEMGKKLTKDGNYGLVWNYTEPYFFIPFVGSFGGGVMNEKFEPTLNTEATVKAAQLIVDLRDKHKIIPTDCDYQTANALFKEGRAAMIINGPWSWATYKNAGMNFGIARIPLNEETGLYPAPMVSPRGYSININTRGEKLRATVDLLKFLCSPEVELEFTKAVGTIPSRKEAYAQMASFADDNLRGSMDQILVGRAMPVVSEMRVIWDSMRPSYQAVLNGSKTPEQAAKEMQELAQKLIKEMKQ, translated from the coding sequence ATGCAGCCCGGAGAAAGGAAAGTTTTGGATGTTGCTTTAGAAAAATTTGCAAAAGAAGACCCTATTGGAAAACAATGGGCAGAAAAAGGATATGTTTTTCGCGAACTTTTTTACGAAACAGAACCGATTCGATCGAACTTTATGATTGCCGCGCTGGGTGGTAGCGGGGCTGAGTTGGTGTATGGGCCTTCTGATATGGTAGGACCGTTCACACAGTTAGAAATTATCCACCAAATGGATTCACTCCCCGATGGCGTTAAGCTTGAACAAGAATTTTTAGACAGTTTTATAACTGAACCTTTCCCCGCGAATACTTATCTCAACGAACATCTTTATCAAATTGCCGATCAAGTAGGCAACCATCTTTGCTTGGTTTACAACAAAGACATTATTCCTGTACCGCCAAAGACAATTGGAGAAATGATTGAGATGGGGAAAAAATTAACCAAAGACGGAAATTACGGGCTTGTGTGGAATTACACCGAACCCTATTTCTTTATTCCATTTGTAGGAAGTTTTGGTGGCGGTGTGATGAATGAAAAATTTGAACCCACCTTAAATACAGAAGCAACCGTTAAGGCTGCACAACTTATCGTTGACCTTCGCGATAAGCATAAAATTATTCCAACAGACTGTGACTATCAAACCGCTAATGCGCTCTTCAAGGAAGGCCGTGCAGCTATGATTATTAACGGCCCGTGGTCGTGGGCAACTTACAAAAATGCCGGAATGAATTTTGGAATCGCGCGCATTCCGCTCAATGAAGAAACAGGACTTTATCCCGCCCCGATGGTATCGCCTCGAGGCTATAGCATCAATATCAATACACGCGGCGAAAAACTTCGAGCCACTGTTGACTTATTAAAATTCTTATGCAGCCCTGAAGTAGAGCTTGAATTCACAAAAGCTGTTGGAACAATCCCTTCAAGAAAAGAAGCTTATGCACAGATGGCTTCATTTGCCGATGACAATTTAAGAGGCTCAATGGATCAAATCCTCGTTGGCCGAGCGATGCCGGTAGTCAGCGAAATGAGAGTGATTTGGGATTCAATGCGACCCTCTTATCAAGCGGTACTGAATGGAAGCAAAACGCCTGAGCAAGCGGCGAAAGAGATGCAGGAGCTGGCTCAAAAGCTGATTAAAGAAATGAAGCAATAG
- a CDS encoding T9SS type A sorting domain-containing protein, translating into MYKKILTLLVALMVAAPTIFAQQDTVRFTANMRRLLQAGTVATTDTVYALIFSGASGLGNPVAANRLGGIRSTSPNDSLYGPTATALGAVNIKTITYKFVWVRGTTINYEDGNDRTVNFAENAADTTVANTISVTRYWNDDPSVGVANITRPVKFRADMTELLNAGFNESLGDSIGATGSFNGWTGTPAPLSIEGLGPAYSRVYQITGAPNSTVQWKFKGYTTRNPNPFLDGGWGQGSNSTFSLGTETTELVVGSAGDGLPTNIGFKTPKSFTVRFVCNTNGRRDLNNVSIDSLRAAGALTGNLNGIPYGIYLAGEGVFGSWPGWDTATLRSSITATNFSDKRFEQMVPSSTFGAGFYEVTIPVNFLTVGPFKYSVFYNGIFGNPAPSNGILDNEAGFGVNKIANFNNATTVTGNTYTVIGIFGQGDGGLSVGNERKVENFELSQNYPNPFNPSTSIKFSVPAASDVRLEVFNILGQKVATLVNTRLNAGTYTQNFNAINMSSGVYFYRLQAGSFNKTMKMTLVK; encoded by the coding sequence ATGTACAAAAAAATATTAACCTTGTTGGTTGCACTTATGGTAGCAGCGCCAACAATTTTCGCGCAGCAAGATACCGTTCGGTTTACGGCTAATATGCGCAGACTTCTTCAAGCGGGAACTGTTGCAACAACCGATACCGTATATGCACTCATCTTTTCTGGTGCATCTGGCCTTGGAAATCCGGTAGCTGCAAATAGACTCGGTGGTATCAGAAGCACAAGCCCAAACGACTCACTTTACGGGCCTACTGCAACAGCACTTGGTGCAGTAAATATCAAAACTATTACCTATAAATTCGTTTGGGTAAGAGGAACAACCATCAATTATGAAGATGGAAATGACAGAACGGTTAATTTCGCAGAAAATGCAGCCGATACCACAGTAGCGAATACCATTTCAGTAACAAGATATTGGAATGATGATCCTTCAGTTGGAGTTGCAAACATCACACGCCCAGTTAAATTCCGTGCGGATATGACTGAACTCTTAAATGCAGGGTTTAATGAGTCATTAGGCGATAGCATTGGTGCAACAGGTTCTTTCAATGGGTGGACAGGTACACCGGCACCGCTTTCAATCGAAGGATTGGGTCCGGCCTATTCAAGAGTCTATCAAATTACAGGGGCACCAAATTCTACAGTCCAATGGAAATTTAAAGGCTATACAACCCGCAACCCAAATCCGTTTCTTGACGGTGGCTGGGGACAAGGAAGCAACAGCACTTTTAGTCTTGGCACAGAGACAACTGAATTAGTTGTTGGCAGTGCAGGTGATGGTCTTCCAACCAACATTGGATTTAAAACACCAAAGAGTTTCACTGTTCGTTTTGTTTGTAACACCAACGGCAGACGCGACCTAAACAATGTCAGCATTGACTCACTCCGTGCAGCAGGCGCACTTACTGGAAATCTTAATGGGATTCCTTATGGTATTTACCTCGCTGGAGAAGGTGTTTTTGGCTCTTGGCCCGGTTGGGATACAGCAACTTTGAGATCTAGTATTACAGCTACAAACTTTAGTGATAAACGATTTGAACAAATGGTTCCGAGTTCAACATTTGGTGCAGGTTTTTATGAAGTTACTATCCCTGTTAATTTCTTAACGGTTGGTCCTTTCAAATATTCAGTATTCTATAACGGAATTTTTGGAAATCCTGCTCCAAGCAACGGAATTTTGGACAATGAAGCAGGATTTGGCGTTAACAAAATTGCCAACTTTAACAATGCCACAACAGTTACAGGAAACACCTACACCGTTATTGGTATTTTTGGTCAAGGTGATGGCGGACTTTCAGTTGGAAATGAACGTAAAGTTGAAAACTTTGAACTCAGCCAAAACTATCCAAATCCATTCAACCCAAGCACATCGATTAAGTTCTCTGTTCCGGCAGCAAGCGATGTTCGTTTGGAAGTCTTCAATATTTTAGGTCAAAAAGTTGCTACATTGGTCAATACCAGACTCAATGCTGGTACTTATACCCAAAATTTCAACGCAATCAACATGTCAAGCGGTGTATATTTCTATCGTTTACAAGCAGGTTCGTTCAACAAGACAATGAAGATGACTCTGGTTAAGTAA
- a CDS encoding PorV/PorQ family protein has product MKKRITNFWVVLLITGIWITNAPLIAQSKFGTTAAQFLGIGIGARSIAMGGAFAAQSDDISALYWNPAGIAKIDRVQVGFNHSQWLVNTSINSAGASLPAGGFGTFGVFVTSLDYGKMEVTTIDLEDGTGEQFGASDLVAQITWAKELTDQFSIGISAKLINQTIYRTSAQGIAIDVGFLFDTGLLPNGLRLGASVTNFGSKMRLEGEGLTVNYDQTGGSESGVNSNVPARLVTDGFDLPLNFRIGTAYDLIRNDATRWTLVMDTNIPNDNAQSLSFGTEYAWKNILFLRAGYNALFEEESEKGLTVGAGIRYELNGFAIRFDYTYQTYGRLNAPQWFAIGMEF; this is encoded by the coding sequence ATGAAAAAACGGATTACAAACTTCTGGGTCGTCCTTCTCATTACAGGGATTTGGATTACAAATGCGCCACTTATTGCTCAATCAAAATTTGGCACAACCGCTGCGCAATTTTTAGGGATTGGCATTGGTGCTCGCTCGATAGCGATGGGTGGCGCTTTTGCCGCTCAATCCGACGACATTTCGGCACTTTATTGGAATCCTGCCGGGATTGCGAAAATCGACCGCGTTCAAGTCGGATTTAACCATAGCCAATGGCTCGTAAACACTTCAATTAATTCAGCCGGGGCGAGTTTACCTGCCGGCGGTTTTGGAACTTTTGGTGTTTTTGTGACATCCCTCGATTATGGAAAAATGGAAGTTACAACCATTGACCTTGAAGATGGCACAGGAGAACAGTTTGGCGCTTCAGATTTAGTCGCTCAAATTACTTGGGCAAAAGAACTCACAGACCAATTTTCAATTGGGATTTCGGCAAAGTTGATAAACCAAACCATTTACCGAACTTCTGCGCAAGGAATTGCGATTGATGTGGGATTCTTGTTTGATACCGGTTTATTACCAAATGGTCTTCGTTTAGGGGCAAGTGTCACTAATTTCGGATCAAAAATGAGATTAGAAGGCGAAGGGTTGACCGTAAATTATGATCAAACTGGAGGAAGCGAAAGCGGTGTTAATTCTAATGTGCCAGCACGGTTAGTAACTGATGGCTTTGATTTGCCGCTCAATTTCAGAATTGGTACAGCTTATGACCTTATTCGAAATGATGCCACAAGGTGGACTTTGGTAATGGATACCAATATCCCAAATGATAACGCACAAAGTTTAAGTTTCGGTACGGAATACGCTTGGAAAAATATTCTTTTCCTTCGGGCTGGATATAATGCACTGTTTGAAGAAGAATCCGAAAAAGGGTTAACAGTTGGTGCCGGTATAAGGTACGAATTAAACGGTTTTGCAATACGATTTGACTATACTTACCAAACTTATGGAAGGCTAAACGCACCACAGTGGTTTGCCATTGGAATGGAGTTTTAA
- a CDS encoding TonB-dependent receptor: MMSLLQSQRAITVAHRLHNILFLLFALCVGTGVLQAEDKKSVLGTTGKIAGTIIDATTGDPLIGATVRLEGTKFGARSDVEGNYTILNIPPGAYTVTASYVGYQPKSISGLKVSIDLTARADFKLSTTEVTTEEVVITAERPVVIKDMTATRAAVGSEEIQSLPIQNPSQVLELQGGAVGGTFRGGRRGEAMYIVDGFSVNDVYDGNQSRGVNNIGVEGQAIQELELLTGGYNAEYGQALSAVVNIVTKEGGSKLSGSFQSFLGGYATPRTETFQNVNNFARLGVRDFQGSLSGAIPGFGDELTFFLNARSYEDEGRFYGRNVYQAGDILPASIFTNNQIGGFIGILPGEFSNENFIDLIEQFRTRFPQTINPSGDSYFAVPINFNDFTEGIRVYEALRPSNDDFKPYATGNGDFVVMNPYRKFSGMSKLTWRPSGSFKVSGQLMVTDEKFQNFDFGRSLSPFGIPQNFRTSYTGIVNATHTLSSSTFYNIGVSYLYSKEQSYLYEDPLDQRYLMAGINDQTVGGSFSPGQAQFGLEFLLTGLGTDHFRRSTQTINIKGDISSQVDNNNLVKMGLDVKLHTLDLQRTPLFLDESSLFSGIPAIRRAELGEAGYDEYTRRPMEFAAYIQNKFEINNFIVNLGVRFDLFSPDGTVPIDPSDPSPYDPLRPENLPKDANGNIIPYTRNVLPIYVENGQRLLSDNFRSATVKWQFSPRLGVAFPITDKGILRFFYGHVFQIPNFEFLYRNPFFRRDPSAAISGPYGNADLKPQKTIKGEVGLQQQFGEDIGVDVALYFNDIRNLNGSAFLREYFDRGSYTQFVNTDYALVRGIVIGINKRLSQNFNLSLDYTFQIAQGNASDPASAAVALSSNSPLPTQLITLDWDQRHTFNVTGIFQIDGWEFSTIGRYGSGFPFTPDLNAPFEILTRGSRGEIVTNTLRRETTFTLDFRAQKNFKFGDTSFGVFFQVYNVLDAENQTGNYPFAQLTPDLILRNVSVESSINSSSQYLNQPQLFSAPRQILTGLSIFF, encoded by the coding sequence ATGATGTCATTGTTACAAAGCCAAAGGGCAATTACTGTTGCACACCGACTTCACAACATCCTTTTCCTTCTTTTTGCATTGTGTGTTGGAACAGGAGTGTTGCAGGCAGAAGACAAAAAGTCTGTATTAGGAACTACGGGAAAAATAGCAGGTACTATAATCGATGCTACAACCGGGGATCCTTTAATTGGTGCAACAGTCCGTTTGGAAGGAACAAAATTTGGGGCTCGCTCAGATGTTGAAGGTAATTACACCATCCTTAATATCCCGCCCGGTGCCTACACGGTAACTGCATCTTATGTTGGCTACCAACCAAAATCTATCTCTGGACTTAAAGTTAGTATAGATTTAACAGCCAGAGCAGATTTTAAGCTTTCGACAACCGAAGTCACCACAGAAGAAGTGGTTATTACGGCTGAACGGCCGGTTGTAATTAAAGATATGACCGCTACCCGGGCGGCTGTTGGTTCAGAAGAAATTCAATCCCTTCCAATTCAAAATCCAAGCCAAGTGCTCGAACTTCAAGGTGGTGCCGTTGGCGGAACGTTCCGTGGCGGTCGCCGTGGTGAAGCAATGTATATCGTTGATGGATTTTCAGTGAATGATGTCTATGACGGAAATCAAAGCCGTGGTGTCAATAATATCGGTGTTGAAGGTCAAGCGATTCAAGAATTAGAACTCTTAACCGGAGGATACAACGCGGAATATGGGCAAGCACTTTCTGCTGTAGTAAATATTGTAACCAAAGAAGGGGGTTCTAAGCTCAGCGGATCATTCCAATCGTTTTTGGGAGGCTATGCAACCCCAAGAACTGAAACCTTTCAAAATGTCAATAATTTTGCCCGGCTCGGTGTGCGCGATTTTCAAGGCAGCTTAAGCGGTGCAATCCCCGGATTTGGAGATGAATTGACCTTCTTCCTTAATGCTCGGTCGTATGAAGATGAAGGTCGCTTTTATGGTAGAAATGTTTACCAAGCAGGTGATATTTTGCCGGCTTCTATTTTTACCAATAACCAAATCGGTGGCTTTATTGGAATTCTGCCGGGTGAATTTTCAAATGAGAATTTTATTGATTTAATAGAACAGTTTAGAACTAGATTTCCTCAAACCATTAACCCGAGTGGTGATAGCTATTTTGCAGTTCCAATAAACTTTAACGATTTCACAGAAGGAATAAGGGTTTATGAAGCTCTTCGTCCATCGAATGACGATTTTAAGCCTTATGCAACAGGAAACGGTGATTTCGTTGTTATGAATCCTTATCGCAAGTTTTCCGGTATGTCTAAACTCACTTGGCGACCCTCAGGCTCCTTTAAGGTATCAGGGCAATTGATGGTAACTGATGAAAAGTTTCAAAATTTTGACTTCGGAAGAAGCCTTTCCCCATTCGGAATCCCACAAAACTTTAGAACTTCATACACCGGCATTGTTAATGCTACTCACACACTATCCAGCTCTACTTTTTATAACATTGGTGTCTCTTATTTGTATTCAAAAGAGCAAAGTTATCTCTATGAAGATCCGCTTGACCAAAGATATTTAATGGCCGGAATTAATGATCAGACTGTGGGAGGAAGTTTTTCTCCGGGTCAAGCTCAATTTGGACTTGAATTTTTGTTGACTGGATTAGGAACTGATCACTTCCGCCGTTCAACGCAAACTATAAATATTAAAGGTGATATCTCGTCGCAAGTTGACAACAACAATCTTGTAAAGATGGGGCTCGATGTCAAATTACATACATTAGATTTACAACGTACACCATTGTTTCTTGATGAGTCATCTTTATTTTCAGGAATCCCTGCAATAAGGCGCGCGGAACTTGGTGAGGCAGGTTATGATGAATACACACGAAGACCAATGGAGTTTGCTGCCTACATTCAAAACAAATTTGAAATCAATAACTTTATTGTAAATCTCGGTGTTCGTTTTGATCTTTTTAGCCCAGACGGAACTGTGCCCATCGACCCGAGTGATCCCTCTCCTTATGATCCATTAAGACCTGAAAATCTCCCAAAAGACGCCAATGGAAACATCATTCCTTACACAAGAAATGTGTTACCAATTTATGTTGAAAATGGGCAAAGGCTCTTATCAGACAATTTCAGATCTGCAACTGTAAAATGGCAATTTAGTCCACGCCTTGGAGTCGCTTTTCCGATTACAGATAAAGGAATTTTGAGGTTTTTCTACGGTCATGTGTTCCAAATCCCCAATTTTGAATTTTTATATCGAAATCCATTCTTCAGAAGAGACCCTAGTGCTGCTATCAGTGGACCTTATGGGAATGCTGATTTAAAACCACAAAAAACAATTAAGGGCGAGGTTGGACTTCAACAGCAGTTCGGCGAAGATATTGGTGTTGATGTAGCACTCTACTTTAATGATATTCGAAACTTAAATGGAAGTGCGTTCCTTAGGGAGTACTTTGATAGAGGGTCGTATACGCAATTTGTAAATACAGATTACGCTTTAGTAAGAGGAATAGTAATTGGAATTAATAAGCGATTGTCACAAAATTTTAACCTTTCTTTAGATTATACTTTTCAAATAGCACAAGGCAATGCTTCAGACCCTGCTTCTGCCGCCGTTGCTTTGTCCTCAAATTCACCATTACCAACCCAATTAATTACTCTGGATTGGGATCAAAGACATACCTTCAATGTTACTGGCATATTTCAGATTGATGGGTGGGAATTTAGTACAATAGGTCGTTATGGTAGTGGGTTTCCATTTACTCCTGATTTAAATGCTCCATTTGAAATTTTGACACGAGGTAGTAGGGGAGAGATTGTAACGAATACACTAAGAAGAGAAACAACTTTTACTTTAGATTTCAGAGCTCAAAAAAACTTTAAATTTGGAGACACTAGTTTTGGAGTTTTTTTCCAAGTTTATAATGTGCTTGATGCAGAGAATCAAACAGGAAATTATCCATTTGCTCAATTAACTCCAGATTTAATACTGAGAAATGTTTCAGTTGAATCGTCAATTAACAGTTCATCCCAATATTTAAATCAACCCCAATTATTTTCAGCACCTAGACAGATTTTAACTGGTTTAAGCATATTTTTCTAA
- a CDS encoding extracellular solute-binding protein, with translation MLYACNPKENAKRKIVVYSPHGKEMLSEIEKRFEAENPTIDVVWLDMGSQAAFDRIRSEKQRPQADVWWGGPKELFQMAEKESLLEPYEPAWSNEISLPDRSEKFAWMPTFITPECIMFNQNLISSTEVPKEWDELLNPKWKGKIIIRDPIQSGTMRIIFSLMIQKEMDRTGSLDSGYYWLERLHKNTRGYAADPTQMYLKISRGEAPLTLWNVTDALLQYQQNKLPFGFVIPESGTAFAIEGIALVKGSNNLNDAKKFYDYVTSDSSLVLQMEKFYRIPSRKINNQNVPWLTKLNYKRMPIKHEVTAEEQKIWMEHWQSVIRNKVD, from the coding sequence ATGCTTTACGCGTGCAACCCAAAAGAAAACGCGAAGAGAAAAATCGTAGTCTATTCTCCACACGGAAAGGAAATGCTGAGTGAAATTGAAAAGCGGTTTGAAGCCGAGAACCCTACCATTGATGTCGTTTGGCTTGATATGGGTTCGCAAGCAGCTTTTGATAGAATTCGCTCCGAAAAGCAAAGGCCACAAGCAGATGTATGGTGGGGAGGGCCAAAAGAGCTCTTTCAAATGGCAGAAAAGGAATCACTTTTAGAACCGTATGAGCCCGCTTGGAGCAATGAAATTTCACTCCCTGATCGATCAGAAAAATTTGCGTGGATGCCGACTTTCATCACTCCAGAATGCATCATGTTTAATCAAAATCTAATTTCATCAACTGAAGTGCCAAAAGAATGGGATGAATTGCTGAATCCAAAATGGAAAGGAAAAATTATCATCCGTGATCCAATTCAATCAGGCACAATGAGAATTATTTTTTCTTTGATGATTCAAAAAGAAATGGATAGAACCGGATCATTAGACTCAGGTTATTACTGGCTTGAGAGACTTCATAAGAACACAAGAGGATATGCGGCCGACCCGACACAAATGTATTTGAAAATATCAAGAGGTGAAGCACCTTTAACTCTATGGAACGTGACGGATGCACTCTTGCAATATCAACAAAATAAACTCCCCTTTGGTTTTGTGATTCCTGAATCAGGTACAGCTTTTGCAATCGAAGGAATCGCTCTTGTAAAAGGAAGTAACAACTTGAACGATGCAAAAAAATTCTACGATTATGTTACTTCTGATTCTTCTCTCGTGCTACAAATGGAAAAGTTCTATCGTATCCCTTCCAGAAAGATAAATAACCAAAATGTCCCTTGGCTAACCAAACTGAACTATAAAAGAATGCCTATAAAACATGAAGTAACGGCAGAAGAGCAAAAAATCTGGATGGAGCATTGGCAAAGTGTTATTCGAAACAAAGTCGATTAA
- the lptC gene encoding LPS export ABC transporter periplasmic protein LptC, whose protein sequence is MMENRVKPFWKWILISVSILHFGCQSKPEPPKIDATYESDNYPVQQTWNAVVSFSDSGFVRAVLNAGYIAQYPRNGQLEKQIELGVKVNFLNGTGEVTSVLTSKKGLVYVNNNMLAYDSVVVISTENTIITTDSLLWDAADKMIRSNSFVKIQKPTEIITGYGFESDQGLKNYRIFKVSGEVLVNETKQSQKAKIE, encoded by the coding sequence ATGATGGAGAATCGTGTGAAGCCCTTTTGGAAATGGATTTTAATTTCTGTTTCGATTCTTCATTTTGGTTGTCAGTCAAAACCCGAACCTCCAAAAATAGATGCCACCTACGAAAGTGATAATTATCCGGTTCAACAAACGTGGAATGCTGTTGTTTCTTTTAGCGATTCCGGATTTGTTCGCGCAGTCCTTAATGCAGGTTACATCGCACAATACCCTCGAAACGGCCAACTCGAAAAGCAAATTGAACTCGGGGTAAAAGTAAATTTCTTAAACGGGACAGGAGAAGTCACTTCCGTTTTAACTTCCAAAAAGGGGCTCGTGTATGTCAATAACAATATGCTTGCCTACGATAGTGTGGTTGTGATATCAACAGAAAATACCATAATCACCACAGATTCACTTCTTTGGGATGCTGCCGATAAAATGATTCGATCCAATTCATTTGTCAAAATTCAAAAACCAACAGAAATAATCACTGGCTATGGTTTTGAAAGCGATCAAGGGCTGAAAAATTATCGCATCTTTAAGGTAAGCGGAGAGGTACTCGTAAATGAAACCAAACAATCACAGAAGGCAAAAATCGAATGA